From Mucilaginibacter gotjawali:
TGAGGGAAACATTTGTGCGCAAAAGCTTTGCTGCCGAGAGCGAAAACTACAAAACCCACTCGATGGAACTGGTAAAGGTACAGGCGCTGTTTTACCCCCTTATGCTGATGTTGGTTGGCTTAAGCAATATTATTACCGTATACATCGGCGGCATCGAGGTAATGAAGGGTAACATTACTTCGGGCAATATTGCCGAGTTTATCGTTTACCTTAACCTGCTTACTTTCCCTGTTATATCATTGGGCTGGGTTACCTCGCTTATCCAGCGGGCGGCGGCATCGCAAAAAAGGATCAACGAGTTTTTGCAGGAAAAATCCGAGATCATCTCCCCTAACGTTGTAAAACAAAACATCAAGGGCAAAATAGAATTCAGCAATGTTTCGTTCACTTACCCTGATACCGGCATTAAAGCATTAAAAAATCTTTCCTTTACAGTAAACCCCGGCGAGATGGTTGCCATTATCGGGCGCACGGGTTCCGGGAAATCAACCATTGCCAATTTGATCCTGCGGATGTATGATTGCACCGGCGGCGAGGTGTTGGTTGATGGTCACCCAATAACATCACTTAACCTGGAAGGTTACCGCTCGCAAATTGGCGTTGTGCCGCAAGACGTTTTTCTTTTTTCGGATACTATTGCCCACAATATTGCTTTCAGCGCTGATGTGCTGGATATGGCGCGCGTTGAACAGGCGGCCAGGGATGCTGCTGTTTACAGTAATATTATGGAACTTGAAAAAGGATTTGATACACTGATAGGCGAACGCGGCATTACACTGTCCGGTGGCCAAAAGCAGCGGGTGTCCATTGCAAGGGCAATTGCAAAACAGCCGCAGATCCTTATTTTTGACGATTGCCTTTCGGCAGTAGACACCCGTACCGAAGAAGAGATCCTTAACAACCTGGGCCGGAATATGCAGGGCAAAACAAGCATTATTATTGCACACCGTATTTCCACCATAAAAAATGCAGATAAAATATTGGTGATGGATAAAGGTGAGATTATTGAACAGGGGCACCATCAATATTTAATGGACAAAAAAGGCATATATTTTGAATTATACGAAAAGCAATTGCTTGAGGAAGAGGAAAACGTATGAAAAACCGTTCGAAATAAAAATAAAAGGCCTAAAAAGCTCAATAATATTCGATTTGATACTTGTACTTTGAAAATTTATTTATATTTATGCCAACCAAAAACTAGTTAGAGCAATTTTATATGGGAGAATTTGACAACAGAGAGCGTGAAGAGGTTTTTTCAAAGAAGGTAAGAGCCGGGAAGAGAACTTATTTTTTTGACGTAAAGGCCACCAGATCAAACGATTATTACGTTACTATTACTGAAAGTAAAAAGCGTTTGGAAGATGGTGTTTTTATTAAACACAAGATTTTTTTATACAAGGAGGATTTTGAAAAGTTTGCGGAAGGCTTAATGGGCACCATTGATTACATCAAGGCAAACCAGGACGTAGTTGAAAAACGCTACGAATTTAATGAAGCACCGGAAGTAGCGAATACAACTGCGACTACCGATGATGATTTTTCTTTTGAAATATGAACCAAACAATCTAAACTAATTACTAAGTGAAAGCCTGCCATAAGCAGGCTTTTTTGTTGAATGTTATGCCCCTGCGTGCTGAGCTTTAAATTTTCAATTTACAGGCCATTTTTTATTTTATCTTTGCGCAAAATTGAAGAATGGTTGATTGGGTTGAATAAGTTGATTGAGTTGTTATATTTAATTGACTATTCTTCTACTAACTTAATCAACCGCTCACAAAATCAACTTAATCAACCAATATGGGTTTACAATGTGGTATAGTAGGTTTGCCGAATGTGGGCAAATCAACACTTTTTAATTGCTTATCGAACGCCAAAGCACAGGCGGCGAATTTTCCGTTTTGTACTATCGAGCCAAATGTAGGAGTGATCACCGTTCCGGACGAACGACTGAACAAACTGGTTGAAATAGTAAAACCCAAAAACACGGTTCCCAACGTAATTGAAATTGTTGACATAGCAGGGTTGGTGAAAGGCGCCAGCAAGGGCGAAGGACTGGGCAACCAGTTTTTAGCAAATATCCGGTCAACCAATGCCATTATACATGTGCTGCGTTGTTTTGATAATGATAACGTGATCCATGTGGATGGATCTGTCGACCCTATCCGCGACAAAGAGATCATTGATACAGAACTGCAACTAAAAGATCTCGATTCGATCGAAAAAAAGATCCAGAAGGTGGAGAAGATGGCCAAAACCGGCGGTGACAAAGAAGCGAAAAAGACTTTTGATGTTTTAACTGTTTACAAAAACCACTTGCTGGCAGGCAAGTCTGCGCGTACTGCCCCGGTTGCAGAAGAAGATACAGAATATATTGCCGATATCTGGCTGCTTACCGCAAAACCGGTGATGTACGTTTGTAATGTTGACGAGGCTTCTGTAAATACCGGCAATGCTTATGTAGACAGGGTTAAAGCTGCCGTGAAGGAAGAAAATGCGGAAGTGCTGATCATTTCGGCACAAATTGAATCGGAAATTGCACAAATGGATACATACGAGGAACGCCAGATGTTTTTGGAAGACCTTGGCCTTGCCGAATCAGGCGTAAACAAACTCATCAAAGCTGCTTATAAACTGCTTAACCTGGCCACTTATTTTACTGCCGGTGTTCAGGAAGTAAGGGCCTGGACCATTACGCAGGGGTTTACTGCACCACAAGCAGCGGGTGTTATCCATACCGATTTTGAAAAAGGCTTCATCCGCGCCGAAGTGATCAAATATGAAGACTTTGTAAAATACAACGGATCAGATGCTGCCATCAAAGAAGCCGGTAAACTGGGCGTTGAAGGAAAAACCTATGTCGTGCAGGATGGAGACATTATGCATTTCAGGTTTAACGTTTAGCCCCCTGGCCCCCTAAAGGGGGAAATTGAATATCGAACGCCGAATAATGAACTATGAATCACTGTTGTCCGGTAAAAATAAAAAAACAGGG
This genomic window contains:
- a CDS encoding ABC transporter ATP-binding protein; this translates as MKDLAYLNKFFYKYIWRLIPGVIFVIISNIFGVLPAQVIRIAFDLVTENINTYQLFSGFHRQDMIYQIFGSSLLLFGILVLVLALLRGLFLFFMRQTIIVMSRHIEYDLKNEIYHHYQELSLAFYRRHNTGDLMNRVTEDVSRVRMYLGPGIMYTINTVVLFIMVIYAMLTVNVRLAVFSVLPLPILAVLIYYVNNIIHYRSEKIQERLSGLSSFVQENFSGIRIIKSYVRETFVRKSFAAESENYKTHSMELVKVQALFYPLMLMLVGLSNIITVYIGGIEVMKGNITSGNIAEFIVYLNLLTFPVISLGWVTSLIQRAAASQKRINEFLQEKSEIISPNVVKQNIKGKIEFSNVSFTYPDTGIKALKNLSFTVNPGEMVAIIGRTGSGKSTIANLILRMYDCTGGEVLVDGHPITSLNLEGYRSQIGVVPQDVFLFSDTIAHNIAFSADVLDMARVEQAARDAAVYSNIMELEKGFDTLIGERGITLSGGQKQRVSIARAIAKQPQILIFDDCLSAVDTRTEEEILNNLGRNMQGKTSIIIAHRISTIKNADKILVMDKGEIIEQGHHQYLMDKKGIYFELYEKQLLEEEENV
- a CDS encoding DUF3276 family protein: MGEFDNREREEVFSKKVRAGKRTYFFDVKATRSNDYYVTITESKKRLEDGVFIKHKIFLYKEDFEKFAEGLMGTIDYIKANQDVVEKRYEFNEAPEVANTTATTDDDFSFEI
- the ychF gene encoding redox-regulated ATPase YchF, producing MGLQCGIVGLPNVGKSTLFNCLSNAKAQAANFPFCTIEPNVGVITVPDERLNKLVEIVKPKNTVPNVIEIVDIAGLVKGASKGEGLGNQFLANIRSTNAIIHVLRCFDNDNVIHVDGSVDPIRDKEIIDTELQLKDLDSIEKKIQKVEKMAKTGGDKEAKKTFDVLTVYKNHLLAGKSARTAPVAEEDTEYIADIWLLTAKPVMYVCNVDEASVNTGNAYVDRVKAAVKEENAEVLIISAQIESEIAQMDTYEERQMFLEDLGLAESGVNKLIKAAYKLLNLATYFTAGVQEVRAWTITQGFTAPQAAGVIHTDFEKGFIRAEVIKYEDFVKYNGSDAAIKEAGKLGVEGKTYVVQDGDIMHFRFNV